A genomic region of Janthinobacterium lividum contains the following coding sequences:
- the glyS gene encoding glycine--tRNA ligase subunit beta — protein sequence MNQTLLIELLTEELPPKALAKLGAAFTAGIVNGLKARDFLEADSVATSYASPRRLAVSITNVREVSPDKSIREKVLPVSVALDANGNGTPPLAKKLAALGFPELTVAELERAVDGKAESFFYTYTAPGSQLATGAQAALTESCAKLPIPKLMSYQRPDGTTVQFVRPAHSLIALHGINILPLTLLGLTAGRTTLGHRFLTDGEPITIAHAENYAPSLILNASVIASNEERKERIRAQLLDKAGADQVLMPEALLDEVTALVEWPVVYECHFEEEFLAVPQECLILTMQTNQKYFALTDSEGKLRSRFLIVSNIETDTPEHIIGGNERVVRPRLSDAKFFFEQDKKKTLAARLPLLANVVYHNKLGTQAARTERVKSLAGAIAAKLQYDVALAERGALLAKADLLTDMVGEFPELQGIMGTYYARHDGEPEEVALAASEHYQPRFAGDSLPTTGTGTAVALADKLETLVGIWAIGLAPTGDKDPFALRRHALGVLRMLLEKRLPLSIQGLLADVAAQFATVPGFKDPVADVTTFMLDRLRGILRERGFSPNEIEAVVAQNPDRLDDIVQRLEAVQAFAALPESASLAAANKRITNILKKNEEAVSQVAAGGVNVALLQDEAEKKLAAAVSRVQPEVDAAFAKGDFTSTLQTLAQLRDDVDGFFNDVMVMAEDVALRNNRLALLSSLHGMMNRVADISKLAA from the coding sequence GCCTGAAAGCGCGCGACTTCCTGGAAGCCGACAGCGTCGCCACCAGCTACGCCTCGCCGCGCCGCCTGGCCGTCTCCATCACCAACGTGCGCGAAGTCTCGCCCGACAAATCGATCCGCGAAAAAGTCTTGCCCGTCTCCGTGGCGCTGGACGCGAACGGCAACGGCACGCCGCCGCTGGCCAAGAAACTGGCCGCACTGGGCTTCCCCGAGCTGACGGTGGCCGAGCTGGAACGCGCCGTCGACGGCAAGGCCGAAAGCTTCTTCTACACCTACACGGCGCCAGGCAGCCAGCTCGCCACCGGCGCGCAGGCTGCATTGACGGAATCTTGCGCCAAGCTGCCGATTCCAAAGCTGATGAGCTATCAGCGCCCGGACGGCACCACCGTGCAATTCGTGCGCCCGGCCCACAGCCTGATCGCCCTGCACGGCATCAATATCCTGCCGTTGACCCTGCTGGGCTTGACGGCCGGCCGCACCACCCTGGGCCACCGCTTCCTCACCGATGGCGAACCGATCACCATCGCGCACGCGGAAAACTATGCGCCTTCGCTGATCCTCAACGCCAGCGTCATCGCCAGCAACGAGGAACGCAAGGAGCGCATCCGCGCCCAGTTGCTGGACAAGGCCGGCGCCGACCAGGTGCTGATGCCCGAAGCGCTGCTCGATGAAGTTACCGCCCTGGTCGAATGGCCGGTCGTGTATGAATGCCACTTCGAGGAGGAGTTCCTGGCAGTGCCGCAGGAATGCCTGATCCTCACCATGCAGACGAACCAGAAATACTTCGCCCTGACGGACAGCGAAGGCAAGCTGCGCTCGCGCTTTTTGATCGTCTCGAACATCGAGACGGACACGCCCGAGCACATCATCGGCGGCAACGAGCGCGTCGTGCGCCCGCGCCTGTCCGACGCCAAGTTCTTCTTCGAGCAAGACAAGAAGAAGACCCTGGCAGCGCGTCTGCCGCTGCTGGCCAACGTGGTCTACCACAACAAGCTGGGCACGCAAGCGGCCCGCACGGAGCGCGTCAAGTCGCTGGCCGGCGCCATCGCCGCCAAGCTGCAATATGACGTGGCACTGGCCGAACGCGGCGCCCTGCTGGCCAAGGCCGATCTGCTGACCGACATGGTGGGCGAATTCCCCGAACTGCAAGGCATCATGGGCACGTATTACGCGCGCCATGACGGCGAACCGGAAGAAGTGGCGCTGGCCGCCTCCGAACACTACCAGCCGCGCTTTGCCGGCGACAGCCTGCCGACCACCGGCACCGGCACCGCCGTGGCCCTGGCCGACAAGCTCGAAACCCTGGTCGGCATCTGGGCCATCGGCCTGGCGCCGACGGGCGACAAGGATCCGTTCGCGCTGCGCCGCCACGCCCTGGGCGTGCTGCGCATGCTGCTGGAAAAACGCTTGCCACTGTCGATCCAGGGCTTGCTGGCCGATGTCGCCGCGCAGTTCGCAACGGTGCCCGGCTTCAAGGATCCGGTCGCGGATGTCACCACCTTCATGCTGGACCGCCTGCGCGGGATCCTGCGCGAACGCGGCTTCTCGCCAAATGAAATCGAAGCCGTCGTGGCGCAAAACCCGGACCGCCTGGACGACATCGTGCAGCGCCTGGAAGCCGTGCAGGCGTTTGCCGCCCTGCCGGAAAGCGCCTCGCTGGCCGCCGCCAACAAGCGCATCACGAACATCCTGAAAAAGAACGAGGAAGCCGTCAGCCAGGTCGCCGCCGGTGGCGTGAACGTGGCGCTGCTGCAGGACGAAGCGGAGAAAAAACTGGCCGCCGCCGTTTCGCGCGTGCAGCCGGAAGTCGACGCGGCCTTTGCCAAGGGCGATTTCACCAGCACCCTGCAAACCCTGGCGCAGCTGCGCGACGATGTCGATGGCTTCTTCAATGACGTGATGGTGATGGCCGAGGATGTCGCCCTGCGCAACAACCGCCTGGCCTTGCTGTCGTCCTTGCACGGCATGATGAACCGCGTGGCCGACATTTCCAAGCTGGCGGCATAA
- the gmhB gene encoding D-glycero-beta-D-manno-heptose 1,7-bisphosphate 7-phosphatase: protein MGTPALKLIILDRDGVINHDSPDFIKSPAEWLPIPGSLEAIARLNQAGYRVVIASNQSGIAREYFDMTVLNAIHQKMHTLAQQVGADIDAIFFCPHAGADNCDCRKPKPGMFHEISQRYNTSLKGVPTVGDSLRDLQAGFISGCVPYLVLTGKGEKTNETGGLPPGTQVFPDLAAVVSHLLKAPAAAAPSVALSI, encoded by the coding sequence ATGGGTACTCCGGCTCTGAAACTGATTATTCTCGACCGCGACGGCGTCATTAATCATGACTCGCCGGACTTCATCAAGTCGCCGGCCGAATGGCTGCCGATCCCCGGTTCGCTCGAAGCGATCGCCCGCCTGAACCAGGCTGGCTATCGCGTCGTCATCGCCTCGAACCAGTCGGGCATCGCGCGCGAATATTTCGACATGACGGTGCTGAACGCGATCCACCAGAAGATGCACACCCTGGCGCAGCAGGTAGGCGCCGATATCGACGCCATCTTCTTTTGCCCACACGCGGGCGCGGACAACTGCGACTGCCGCAAGCCCAAGCCCGGCATGTTCCATGAGATCTCGCAGCGCTACAACACCAGCCTGAAAGGCGTGCCCACCGTCGGCGATTCGCTGCGCGACCTGCAGGCCGGCTTCATCAGCGGCTGCGTGCCCTACCTGGTATTGACGGGCAAGGGCGAAAAGACCAACGAAACGGGTGGCCTGCCGCCTGGCACCCAGGTCTTCCCCGACCTGGCCGCCGTCGTCAGCCATCTGCTCAAGGCGCCCGCCGCAGCGGCGCCCAGCGTGGCATTGAGTATCTAA
- a CDS encoding lysophospholipid acyltransferase family protein: protein MRNISLFLRSLLFMIIMIVATIVWACVCFFAAPLSYNKRYWVTSRWNVFILWCAKVICGIRYEVKGAENFPDAPAIVLSKHQSAWETIFLLPSLPRPLVYVFKKEILYIPFFGWAMALLRMIPIDRKQGKHAFKSVVAHGKRRLADGQWIIMFPEGTRIPVGQAGKYKSGGTRLAIATGAVVVPIAHNSGECWPKQSFLKRPGLITVSIGKPISPEGQTPDSMMQQVENWIESEMRVISPHAYNAG from the coding sequence TTGCGTAATATTTCCCTGTTCCTGCGATCCCTGCTGTTCATGATCATCATGATCGTGGCCACCATCGTCTGGGCCTGCGTGTGCTTTTTTGCCGCGCCATTGAGCTACAACAAGCGCTATTGGGTCACCTCGCGCTGGAACGTGTTTATCCTGTGGTGTGCCAAGGTCATTTGCGGCATCCGCTATGAAGTCAAGGGCGCCGAGAACTTCCCCGACGCGCCGGCCATCGTGCTGTCGAAGCACCAGTCGGCATGGGAAACCATCTTTTTGCTTCCCAGCCTGCCACGCCCGCTCGTGTATGTGTTCAAGAAGGAGATTTTGTACATCCCGTTCTTCGGCTGGGCCATGGCGCTGCTGCGCATGATCCCCATCGACCGCAAGCAGGGCAAGCATGCGTTCAAGAGCGTGGTCGCGCATGGCAAGCGCCGTCTGGCCGATGGCCAATGGATTATCATGTTCCCTGAAGGCACGCGCATTCCCGTGGGCCAGGCGGGCAAGTACAAGAGCGGCGGCACGCGTCTGGCCATCGCCACGGGCGCCGTGGTGGTGCCGATTGCACACAACTCAGGCGAGTGCTGGCCCAAGCAGTCATTCCTCAAACGCCCGGGACTGATCACCGTCTCGATAGGCAAACCGATTTCGCCGGAAGGGCAAACCCCGGACAGCATGATGCAACAGGTGGAAAATTGGATAGAATCAGAAATGCGCGTCATTTCGCCTCACGCCTACAACGCTGGCTAG
- a CDS encoding M48 family metallopeptidase: protein MKTIKVGDQQLDLFAHDVSTSTPPAVRPTAPPAPPVAPPVVAPAPPIIRPAPPPLPSPPRTADGPPLRQLQLGSHLVEFALRRSTRRSIGFMIDDNGLRVTAPKRVTLAEIDNAIRAKQGWIVSKLLERGERKVQRQQRPPVAWVDGAVLPYLGGDITLRLHQAPRHRASFQRETNELHVWVTPTGSEQQLKEKVKGWFQHEARQLFEARLDLYADKLGVRYDSLSLSSAGTRWGSCTIERKIRLNWRLIHFALPLIDYVVAHELSHLLEMNHSPRFWATVESIYPDYDGAKQALRKRSQELPVLFA, encoded by the coding sequence ATGAAGACCATCAAGGTCGGCGACCAGCAACTGGATTTGTTCGCGCATGACGTCTCGACCAGCACGCCCCCGGCGGTGCGCCCCACGGCACCGCCAGCGCCGCCCGTGGCGCCACCGGTAGTGGCGCCCGCGCCCCCCATCATTCGTCCTGCCCCGCCTCCCCTGCCTTCCCCGCCACGCACCGCCGATGGTCCGCCGCTGCGCCAGCTGCAGCTGGGCAGCCACCTCGTCGAATTCGCCCTGCGCCGCTCCACGCGCCGTTCCATCGGCTTCATGATCGACGATAACGGCTTGCGCGTCACGGCGCCCAAGCGCGTGACCCTGGCCGAAATCGACAACGCCATCCGCGCCAAGCAAGGCTGGATCGTCTCGAAGCTGCTGGAGCGGGGCGAGCGCAAGGTGCAGCGCCAGCAGCGCCCGCCCGTGGCCTGGGTCGATGGCGCCGTACTGCCCTACCTCGGCGGTGACATCACCCTGCGACTGCACCAGGCGCCGCGCCACCGCGCCAGCTTCCAGCGCGAGACGAATGAGCTGCACGTATGGGTCACGCCCACGGGCAGCGAGCAGCAATTGAAGGAAAAAGTGAAGGGCTGGTTCCAGCATGAAGCGCGCCAGCTGTTCGAGGCGCGGCTGGACCTGTATGCGGACAAGCTGGGCGTGCGCTACGACTCATTGTCGCTATCGTCGGCCGGCACGCGCTGGGGCAGCTGCACTATCGAGCGCAAGATCCGCCTGAACTGGCGTTTGATCCACTTCGCCCTGCCGCTGATCGACTACGTGGTGGCGCACGAACTGTCGCACCTGCTGGAAATGAACCACAGCCCCCGCTTCTGGGCCACCGTGGAATCGATCTATCCCGATTACGACGGCGCCAAGCAGGCGCTGAGGAAGCGCTCGCAAGAGCTGCCAGTCCTGTTCGCGTAA
- the waaA gene encoding lipid IV(A) 3-deoxy-D-manno-octulosonic acid transferase — MRLLYTLAWWLALPLVLARLWLRGRQEPGYRQHLGERLGFYGRQPAPAMDTIWLHAVSVGETRAAEPLIDALLAAWPACRIVLTHMTPTGRATGKSLFAKHGTRLVQSYLPYDTGAMPARFIRHFAPRICILMETEVWPNLIHQCNRYKVPVVLANARLSQRSLGKAQRLGKLITDAARGITLVAAQTQDDADRVRQLGVRDVVVTGSIKFDVVVPEAALATGAALRAAIGARPVLLCASTREGEEPLILDAYARASLPANALLLIVPRHPQRFDEVEKLIAAQGLAVQRRSGLAQGDAVAAATQVLLGDSMGEMFAYYAACDCAFVGGSLLPLGGQNLIEPAALGKPVLIGPHTFNFALVTEQAIAAGGAALVADADALMAQASALLQDPARLAVMGEKALAFANQHRGATPRTIAAIQPLLP, encoded by the coding sequence ATGCGACTTCTATATACCCTTGCCTGGTGGCTGGCCTTGCCACTGGTGCTGGCGCGGCTGTGGCTGCGCGGACGCCAGGAACCCGGCTACCGCCAGCACTTGGGCGAGCGCCTGGGCTTTTACGGGCGCCAGCCAGCCCCTGCCATGGACACCATCTGGCTGCACGCCGTTTCCGTCGGCGAGACGCGCGCGGCCGAGCCGCTGATCGATGCGCTGCTGGCCGCATGGCCCGCTTGCCGCATCGTCCTCACGCACATGACGCCGACGGGGCGCGCCACGGGCAAGTCCCTGTTCGCCAAACACGGCACGCGTCTCGTGCAAAGCTATCTGCCGTATGACACGGGCGCCATGCCGGCCCGCTTCATCCGCCATTTCGCGCCGCGCATCTGCATCCTGATGGAGACGGAAGTGTGGCCGAATCTGATTCACCAATGCAATCGCTACAAAGTGCCCGTGGTGCTGGCCAATGCGCGATTGTCGCAGCGCTCGCTGGGCAAGGCGCAGCGCCTGGGTAAGCTCATCACCGATGCGGCGCGCGGCATCACCCTGGTGGCGGCGCAGACGCAGGACGACGCCGATCGCGTGCGCCAGCTGGGCGTGCGTGACGTGGTCGTCACGGGCAGCATCAAGTTCGACGTCGTCGTGCCCGAGGCGGCGCTGGCGACGGGGGCGGCGCTGCGCGCAGCCATCGGCGCACGTCCCGTGCTGCTGTGCGCCAGCACGCGCGAAGGGGAAGAGCCGCTGATCCTCGATGCCTATGCCCGAGCCAGCTTGCCCGCGAATGCGCTGCTGCTGATCGTGCCGCGCCATCCGCAGCGCTTCGACGAAGTGGAAAAACTGATCGCGGCGCAGGGCCTGGCCGTGCAGCGCAGGTCCGGCCTGGCGCAGGGCGATGCCGTTGCGGCAGCCACGCAGGTGCTGCTGGGCGATTCGATGGGCGAGATGTTTGCGTACTATGCAGCCTGCGATTGCGCTTTCGTCGGCGGCAGCCTGCTGCCGCTGGGCGGGCAAAACCTGATCGAGCCGGCAGCCCTGGGCAAGCCCGTGCTGATCGGTCCCCACACCTTCAATTTTGCGCTGGTGACCGAGCAGGCGATTGCCGCCGGCGGCGCCGCGCTGGTGGCAGACGCCGATGCGCTGATGGCGCAGGCGTCGGCCCTGCTGCAGGATCCCGCGCGCCTGGCGGTTATGGGAGAAAAAGCGCTGGCGTTTGCCAACCAGCACCGGGGCGCCACGCCGCGCACGATAGCGGCCATCCAGCCCCTGTTGCCGTGA
- the waaC gene encoding lipopolysaccharide heptosyltransferase I, whose product MAGQPGAQAPLKILLVRVSSLGDVLHNLPMVADIARHFPNATIDWVVEEGYTSLVRLNPRVATIFPFALRRWRKSLGKKETRAEIAAFFRSLRQTRYDYVFDTQGLLKTGIIMGAARLAPGGQKVGLANGSEGSGYEGISRLFHTKSIPLDPRTHAVARGRLVAAAALGYTVDTPADFGLPEVSGSEPRPDWMGEAPYCVYFHGTARDAKKWAPENWIALGQALAPMPILLPWGSPKEKAEAEQVAAGLPNARVLPKLSMGDATLLARHAALVIGVDTGLTHIAAAFVRPTVEIYADSPLWKTEGNWSPKIINLGDKGAPPGVPEVLAAAQRLLADYPPA is encoded by the coding sequence ATGGCCGGTCAACCTGGCGCACAGGCGCCCTTGAAAATCCTGCTGGTGCGGGTATCTTCGCTGGGCGACGTGCTGCATAACTTGCCGATGGTGGCGGACATCGCCCGCCATTTCCCGAACGCGACCATCGACTGGGTGGTCGAGGAGGGCTATACCAGCCTGGTGCGCCTGAACCCGCGCGTGGCTACCATCTTCCCGTTTGCGCTGCGGCGCTGGCGCAAGAGCCTGGGCAAGAAAGAGACGCGCGCGGAAATCGCCGCCTTCTTCCGCAGCCTGCGGCAGACGCGCTACGATTATGTGTTCGATACCCAGGGCTTGCTCAAGACGGGCATCATCATGGGCGCCGCGCGCCTGGCGCCGGGCGGACAGAAAGTCGGCCTGGCCAATGGCAGCGAAGGTTCCGGCTATGAAGGCATCTCGCGCCTGTTTCACACGAAAAGCATTCCCCTCGACCCGCGCACGCATGCGGTAGCGCGGGGCCGCCTGGTGGCTGCCGCGGCACTCGGCTACACGGTCGACACGCCGGCTGATTTCGGCTTGCCGGAAGTATCAGGCAGCGAGCCGCGCCCGGACTGGATGGGCGAGGCGCCTTACTGCGTGTATTTCCACGGCACGGCGCGCGACGCCAAGAAATGGGCACCGGAAAACTGGATCGCCCTGGGCCAGGCGCTCGCGCCCATGCCGATTCTGCTGCCCTGGGGTTCGCCCAAGGAAAAGGCGGAAGCCGAACAAGTGGCGGCCGGCTTGCCGAATGCGCGCGTGCTGCCTAAGCTGTCGATGGGCGACGCCACCCTGCTGGCGCGCCACGCGGCGCTGGTGATCGGCGTCGACACGGGCTTGACGCATATCGCCGCCGCCTTTGTGCGTCCGACGGTGGAAATCTATGCCGATTCGCCGCTGTGGAAAACGGAAGGCAACTGGTCGCCGAAAATCATCAATCTGGGCGACAAGGGCGCGCCGCCCGGCGTGCCGGAAGTGCTGGCCGCGGCGCAGCGCCTGCTGGCCGACTATCCTCCCGCCTGA
- a CDS encoding phosphomannomutase/phosphoglucomutase yields the protein MLPLSRTIFKAYDIRGIIAKTLDASVAHKIGQAFGQAALAKGEQRVVIGRDGRLSGPELTAALAQGLQAAGIDVIDLGVVATPMVYFGTNVLDTRSGIMVTGSHNPPDYNGFKMVLAGEAIHGEAIQALYHSIVAHDGSASSTPGSYATHDIRAAYLERILGDVKLARPIKIAVDCGNGVAGAFAGDLFRGMGCKVIELFCEVDGNFPNHHPDPAHPENLQDLIRCLAETDAEIGIAFDGDGDRLGVVTKDGQIIYPDRQMMLFAADVLTRHPGAQILYDVKCTRHLAPWISKHGGVPLMYKTGHSLVKAKLRETGAPLGGEMSGHIFFKDRWYGFDDGLYSAARLLEILTREADPSSLLNSLPQSDSTPELHLELKEGENVALMDMLRRDAVFPGNEQIITIDGLRVEYADGFGLARSSNTTPVIVMRFEAETPEALARIQGQFKSVILAAKPDAVLPF from the coding sequence ATGCTTCCATTGTCCAGAACGATCTTCAAGGCCTACGATATCCGCGGCATCATCGCTAAAACCCTCGATGCCAGCGTGGCGCACAAGATCGGTCAGGCATTTGGCCAGGCGGCCCTGGCCAAGGGCGAGCAGCGGGTCGTGATCGGCCGCGATGGCCGCCTGTCGGGACCGGAATTGACGGCAGCGCTGGCGCAGGGCTTGCAAGCGGCAGGCATCGATGTGATCGACCTGGGCGTGGTGGCTACGCCGATGGTTTATTTCGGCACGAATGTGCTCGACACGCGCTCCGGCATCATGGTCACGGGCAGCCACAATCCGCCCGACTACAACGGCTTCAAGATGGTGCTGGCCGGTGAAGCCATTCACGGCGAAGCGATCCAGGCCCTGTACCACAGCATCGTCGCGCACGACGGCAGCGCCAGCAGCACGCCGGGCAGCTATGCCACGCACGATATCCGCGCCGCCTACCTGGAGCGCATCCTGGGCGACGTCAAGCTGGCGCGCCCGATCAAGATCGCCGTCGACTGCGGCAATGGCGTGGCCGGCGCATTCGCGGGCGACCTGTTCCGCGGCATGGGCTGCAAAGTCATCGAACTGTTCTGCGAAGTCGATGGCAATTTCCCGAACCACCACCCGGACCCGGCGCATCCGGAAAACCTGCAAGACCTGATCCGCTGCCTGGCCGAGACGGATGCCGAAATCGGCATCGCCTTCGACGGCGACGGCGACCGCCTGGGCGTGGTCACCAAGGATGGCCAGATCATCTACCCTGACCGCCAGATGATGCTGTTTGCCGCCGACGTGCTGACCCGTCATCCGGGTGCGCAGATTTTGTATGACGTGAAATGCACGCGCCACCTGGCGCCGTGGATCAGCAAGCATGGCGGCGTGCCGCTGATGTACAAGACGGGCCACTCGCTGGTGAAAGCCAAGTTGCGTGAAACGGGCGCGCCGCTGGGCGGCGAAATGAGCGGCCACATCTTCTTCAAGGACCGCTGGTACGGTTTCGACGACGGCCTGTATTCGGCTGCGCGCCTGCTGGAAATCCTCACGCGCGAAGCGGATCCGTCAAGCCTGCTCAATTCCCTGCCGCAGTCCGACAGCACGCCGGAACTGCACCTGGAACTGAAGGAGGGCGAGAACGTCGCGCTGATGGACATGCTGCGCCGCGACGCTGTCTTCCCCGGCAATGAACAGATCATCACCATCGACGGCTTGCGCGTGGAATACGCGGACGGCTTCGGCCTGGCCCGCTCGTCGAACACCACGCCGGTGATCGTCATGCGCTTCGAAGCGGAAACGCCGGAAGCCCTGGCGCGCATCCAGGGGCAGTTCAAGAGCGTGATCCTGGCGGCCAAGCCAGACGCTGTCCTGCCGTTCTGA
- a CDS encoding H-NS histone family protein encodes MTMLELRKLEDNVRQELNGREREDLNKAREQIMAIAQQAGIPLKQLILDGLHPRTGKVAVRYRHPDNATEQWTGRGRQPLWVKQWVESGKSIDLLRV; translated from the coding sequence ATGACAATGCTGGAATTGCGCAAGCTGGAAGATAATGTGAGGCAGGAATTGAACGGCCGCGAGCGCGAAGACTTGAACAAGGCGCGCGAACAGATCATGGCCATCGCGCAGCAGGCGGGCATTCCGCTGAAACAGCTGATACTCGATGGTTTGCACCCGCGCACGGGCAAGGTCGCGGTGCGTTACCGCCACCCTGACAATGCGACCGAGCAATGGACAGGCCGTGGTCGCCAGCCGCTGTGGGTCAAGCAGTGGGTGGAATCGGGCAAGTCGATCGATCTGCTGCGCGTATAA
- a CDS encoding symmetrical bis(5'-nucleosyl)-tetraphosphatase, protein MKTYFIGDLQGCHAQTVELIERIQAAADGPYRLLFAGDLINRGPASLATLRHVHALARQGLADSVLGNHDLHLLAVANGIRPKHASDTLAEILDAPDREELLAWLRQRPLALEHDGHVLVHAGLLPQWSAAQALSLSGEVSAMLRSDGWVAFLRTMYGNEPAAWRDDLQGADRLRCIINAMTRLRFCTPDGVMDFKMKESGSPPPGSGLLPWFDVPGRRSAGDTIVFGHWSALGLQLRPHLIGLDSGCVWGGKLSAVCLEDRSLLQVDCPAFQQHSGKR, encoded by the coding sequence ATGAAAACTTACTTTATCGGCGATCTGCAAGGCTGCCACGCACAAACCGTCGAGCTGATCGAACGGATCCAGGCGGCAGCGGATGGCCCCTACCGCCTGCTGTTCGCGGGCGACCTGATCAATCGCGGCCCCGCATCGCTGGCCACCCTGCGCCACGTGCATGCGCTGGCGCGGCAGGGCCTGGCCGACAGCGTCCTGGGCAACCATGACTTGCACCTGCTGGCCGTGGCCAACGGCATCCGCCCCAAGCATGCGTCCGATACGCTGGCCGAGATCCTCGATGCGCCCGACCGCGAGGAATTGCTCGCCTGGCTGCGCCAGCGGCCACTGGCACTGGAACACGACGGCCATGTGCTCGTGCATGCGGGCTTGCTGCCGCAATGGAGCGCTGCCCAGGCCCTGTCGCTGAGCGGGGAAGTGTCCGCCATGCTGCGCAGCGACGGCTGGGTGGCGTTCCTGCGTACCATGTACGGCAACGAGCCGGCCGCCTGGCGCGACGACCTGCAGGGCGCCGACCGGCTGCGCTGCATCATCAACGCCATGACGCGGCTGCGCTTTTGCACGCCGGATGGCGTGATGGACTTCAAGATGAAGGAAAGCGGCAGCCCGCCGCCCGGCTCCGGCCTGCTGCCGTGGTTCGACGTACCCGGACGGCGCAGCGCTGGCGACACCATCGTCTTCGGCCACTGGTCGGCGCTGGGACTGCAGTTGCGACCACACCTGATTGGCCTCGATAGCGGCTGCGTGTGGGGCGGCAAACTGTCGGCCGTGTGTCTGGAAGACCGCTCGCTGCTGCAAGTCGACTGCCCTGCCTTCCAGCAGCACAGTGGCAAGCGGTAA
- a CDS encoding AraC family transcriptional regulator: MPPDTDRLARWLLGSLELDTAVLHVGQYCGRWRASTAGRELGSFHLVLDGHCYLHLDGAAPIALGPRDGVFLLRDLPHFLSPHSDPLQAVSAQAMLPLQAPTKLPATALACGFFQFRGALSALIVDSFPPYLLIRGDAPAFSAAAALFDLILAEAGGDPEQPSPLIARLVELLFFYLIRHVAQGEQVAAGLLSLLHQPAFSPLLERMLNAPAADWSIENMAKAACMSRASFCKHFASASGHSPAQFLLLLRMKIAARRLHDGVSVERAAELVGYRSHAAFTRAFKRVTGEQPGAYRRDQRLRQLAS, from the coding sequence ATGCCCCCTGATACCGACAGACTGGCGCGCTGGCTGCTCGGCAGCCTGGAACTCGACACCGCCGTCCTGCATGTGGGCCAGTACTGCGGCCGCTGGCGCGCCTCCACGGCAGGCCGGGAACTGGGCAGCTTTCACCTGGTGCTCGATGGCCACTGCTATCTGCACCTCGATGGCGCGGCGCCGATTGCGCTCGGCCCGCGCGACGGCGTCTTCCTGCTGCGCGACTTGCCGCACTTTCTGAGTCCCCATAGCGACCCGCTGCAGGCGGTCAGCGCGCAAGCCATGCTGCCGCTGCAGGCGCCCACGAAACTGCCGGCGACGGCGCTGGCCTGCGGCTTCTTTCAATTTCGCGGTGCCCTCTCAGCGCTGATCGTCGACTCCTTCCCGCCATATCTGCTGATACGCGGCGACGCGCCCGCCTTCAGCGCCGCCGCCGCGCTGTTCGACCTGATCCTGGCGGAAGCGGGCGGCGATCCGGAACAACCGTCGCCGCTCATCGCGCGCCTGGTCGAACTGCTGTTCTTTTACCTGATCCGCCATGTGGCGCAGGGCGAGCAGGTGGCGGCCGGCCTGCTGTCGCTGCTGCACCAGCCCGCGTTTTCGCCGCTGCTCGAACGCATGCTCAACGCCCCCGCCGCCGACTGGTCGATCGAGAACATGGCCAAGGCAGCGTGCATGTCGCGCGCCAGCTTCTGCAAGCATTTCGCCAGCGCCAGCGGCCACTCGCCGGCCCAGTTCCTGCTCCTGCTGCGCATGAAGATCGCGGCGCGCCGGCTGCACGACGGCGTCTCCGTCGAACGCGCGGCCGAACTGGTGGGCTACCGCTCGCACGCCGCCTTTACGCGCGCCTTCAAGCGGGTCACGGGCGAGCAGCCGGGCGCCTACCGGCGCGACCAGCGCCTGCGCCAGCTGGCCAGCTGA
- a CDS encoding carboxymuconolactone decarboxylase family protein produces the protein MSRLTLHTLDTAPADSRPFVEKAIANNGFLPNLIGVLANAPLALETYLTVSGINGRASLSLMEREVVQITAARIHGCDFCIAGHSAISLKKAGQTPDTVRALQHGQPTGDIKLDAVAAFATAVIATRGAVSDAEYQAFLAAGYEEQQALEVVLGISLATLCNFSNSLAGTPVNPQLTPYLPGAV, from the coding sequence ATGTCCCGTCTGACGCTGCACACTCTCGATACCGCTCCGGCCGATAGCCGTCCCTTCGTGGAAAAGGCCATCGCCAACAATGGCTTCCTGCCCAACCTGATCGGCGTGCTGGCCAATGCCCCGCTGGCCCTGGAAACCTATCTGACCGTCTCCGGCATCAATGGGCGCGCCAGCCTGAGCCTGATGGAACGCGAAGTGGTGCAAATCACGGCAGCGCGCATCCATGGCTGCGATTTCTGCATCGCCGGCCACAGCGCCATCTCGCTGAAAAAAGCGGGCCAGACACCGGACACGGTGCGCGCCCTGCAGCACGGCCAGCCGACGGGTGACATCAAACTGGATGCCGTCGCCGCCTTCGCCACGGCCGTCATCGCCACGCGCGGCGCCGTCAGCGACGCCGAATATCAAGCCTTCCTGGCCGCCGGCTACGAGGAACAGCAGGCGCTGGAAGTCGTGCTGGGCATCAGCCTGGCCACCCTGTGCAATTTCTCCAACAGCCTGGCCGGCACGCCCGTCAATCCGCAGTTGACGCCCTACCTGCCTGGCGCCGTCTGA